One segment of Danio aesculapii chromosome 3, fDanAes4.1, whole genome shotgun sequence DNA contains the following:
- the atp5pd gene encoding ATP synthase subunit d, mitochondrial yields MAGRRAAVKAIDWLAFAERVPPNQRAMFNSLKTRSDAISAKLASLSEKPATINWSHYRAVVAKAGMVDEFEKKFAGLTVPEPVDTQTAKIDAQEQEANKSAAAYLEASKARIAEYEKELEKFRNMIPFDQMTIEDLNNTFPETKLDKQKYPYWPYKPVTDL; encoded by the exons ATGGCAGGTCGACGTGCAGCCGTGAAGGCCATTGATTGGCTGGCTTTTGCAGAAAGGGTCCCACCAAACCAAAGGGCCATGTTCAACAGTCTGAAGACCCGCAGCGATGCCATCTCAGCAAA ACTCGCATCCTTGTCAGAGAAACCAGCTACGATCAACTGGAGTCACTACAGAGCAGTGGTGGCCAAAGCAGGCATGGTGGATGAGTTTGAGAAGAAG TTTGCCGGACTGACTGTTCCTGAACCAGTGGACACTCAGACTGCAAAGATTGATGCTCAGGAGCAGGAGGCT AACAAATCTGCAGCTGCTTACCTGGAAGCATCTAAAGCTCGTATTGCAGAGTATGAAAAGGAG CTCGAGAAGTTCAGGAACATGATTCCTTTCGATCAGATGACCATCGAGGATCTCAACAACACCTTCCCAGAGACCAAGCTGGACAAGCAGAAGTATCCATACTGGCCATACAAGCCTGTGACTGACCTGTAA